One window of the Chitinophaga niabensis genome contains the following:
- a CDS encoding Crp/Fnr family transcriptional regulator: MDLDNILDNIYPLPEQSKTLLKEKIYEITYPKAHVLFKLNRIAPKVYFIRKGIVRAYASPEGEEEITFWFGKEGDAVLSMKNYVENQKGYETIESLEPCDLYQIQTEDLRALYNTDIHIANWGRTFAEQELIKVEERFISRQCRTALERYKELMNNNPDLLQRVQLAHIASYLGITPVSLSRIRSELK, translated from the coding sequence ATGGATCTGGACAACATACTCGACAATATATACCCGCTGCCTGAACAGTCAAAGACCCTGCTGAAGGAAAAGATCTATGAGATCACTTATCCCAAAGCACATGTGCTGTTTAAGCTGAACAGGATAGCGCCAAAAGTATATTTCATCAGGAAGGGAATAGTGCGGGCCTATGCCAGTCCGGAAGGAGAAGAAGAAATAACCTTCTGGTTCGGAAAAGAAGGGGATGCCGTTCTCTCCATGAAGAACTATGTTGAAAACCAAAAGGGCTACGAAACCATCGAATCACTGGAACCATGCGATCTCTATCAAATACAAACGGAGGATCTGAGGGCCTTGTATAATACGGACATACATATCGCCAATTGGGGAAGAACGTTCGCAGAACAGGAATTGATAAAGGTTGAAGAGCGGTTTATTTCCAGGCAATGCAGGACAGCGCTGGAACGCTATAAAGAATTAATGAACAACAACCCTGACCTGTTGCAAAGGGTACAACTTGCACATATAGCTTCTTATCTGGGAATAACCCCGGTATCCCTGAGCAGAATCCGGTCTGAACTTAAATAA
- a CDS encoding LIC_13387 family protein codes for MARISIILASAILLFFGLLHLQGTFFSTDLHPENIDLVEKLKSSSIQMTKAGNIWKLWIGFNAMFSVGLIFIGSINLYLSAKHFQLLISQRFILLLTILSNAFFVWVGYQYMITGFIISMSIPLLLFVTGFTLIQFKQSKHYA; via the coding sequence ATGGCAAGGATCAGTATAATATTAGCTTCAGCAATTTTATTGTTTTTTGGACTGCTGCATTTGCAGGGTACATTTTTTTCAACAGATCTTCATCCCGAGAACATAGATTTAGTTGAAAAACTTAAATCGTCCAGCATACAAATGACTAAAGCCGGAAATATTTGGAAACTGTGGATAGGATTTAATGCAATGTTTAGTGTCGGTCTCATTTTTATAGGTTCTATAAATCTGTACCTATCAGCAAAACATTTTCAATTATTGATCAGCCAGCGTTTTATACTACTGTTGACAATTCTTTCAAATGCTTTTTTTGTATGGGTAGGGTATCAATACATGATAACAGGTTTTATCATTAGTATGTCTATTCCATTATTATTATTCGTTACAGGATTTACATTAATTCAATTTAAACAATCTAAGCACTACGCTTAG
- a CDS encoding DUF6463 family protein, translating into MRTLITKHIGNIIIITGVLHLMLGFFVNWQTAMDMYRSGLVNTADQNVERFGFFWFQINGLFVLFTGSFIQHYTTVSDKQIPVRFGYYLLCIALIGCLLEPLSGFYLYAILALFIIFQK; encoded by the coding sequence ATGAGAACTTTAATCACCAAACACATTGGCAATATTATTATCATTACGGGCGTATTACATCTGATGCTGGGGTTCTTTGTAAACTGGCAGACAGCAATGGATATGTATCGTTCCGGCCTGGTAAACACGGCGGATCAAAACGTAGAGCGATTTGGCTTTTTCTGGTTTCAGATAAACGGGCTCTTTGTGTTATTTACAGGGAGCTTCATACAACATTATACAACCGTATCCGATAAGCAAATCCCTGTGAGATTTGGTTATTATCTTTTATGTATTGCCCTAATAGGTTGTTTGCTGGAGCCTTTGTCAGGGTTCTATCTTTATGCGATACTGGCGCTTTTTATCATTTTCCAGAAATGA
- a CDS encoding AraC family transcriptional regulator, whose product MVLQEFKPHSHLSSYIDAYWDITGNAGAFSMDKVVPDGCIDIIINLGEAFHVSTVNEVLKSEKAYLAGAITHSMEGETFPGTRLVGIRFKPAAFSYFYSFASLHDVTNRFIELDSHFIPEIRDLFDDIPSAFDFHLSRRLMQPKHFLLPVVNNIINRKGNVSIQNLASEHCTTIRQLERSFKYHVGLSPKEFVNIIRYKSAHDVIISQYPQKDLLEIALEFGYYDRAHLSNEVKKYAGVIPSALVKKV is encoded by the coding sequence ATGGTACTCCAGGAATTTAAGCCACACTCCCACCTGTCATCATATATTGATGCATATTGGGATATCACCGGCAACGCCGGGGCTTTCTCTATGGACAAGGTCGTTCCTGACGGATGTATTGATATCATCATCAATCTCGGAGAAGCGTTCCATGTCAGCACCGTAAACGAGGTACTTAAAAGCGAAAAGGCTTATCTGGCAGGTGCTATCACCCATTCCATGGAGGGGGAAACATTTCCAGGTACCCGCTTAGTCGGTATTCGTTTTAAGCCCGCTGCTTTCTCCTATTTCTATTCTTTTGCATCTTTACATGACGTCACCAATCGTTTTATAGAACTGGACAGTCATTTTATCCCTGAAATCAGGGATTTATTCGACGATATCCCTTCAGCATTTGATTTTCATTTGTCGCGCAGGTTGATGCAGCCTAAGCATTTTTTACTGCCTGTTGTAAATAATATCATCAATAGAAAAGGGAACGTGTCTATACAAAATTTAGCCAGTGAACATTGTACTACTATCAGGCAACTGGAAAGAAGCTTTAAATATCATGTTGGCCTGAGCCCCAAAGAATTCGTCAATATTATCAGGTATAAGTCTGCGCACGATGTTATCATCTCGCAATACCCCCAAAAAGACCTTCTTGAGATTGCACTGGAGTTCGGTTATTATGATCGCGCTCATCTTAGCAATGAAGTAAAAAAATATGCCGGTGTGATACCCTCCGCGCTGGTTAAGAAAGTTTAA